One genomic region from Carcharodon carcharias isolate sCarCar2 chromosome 12, sCarCar2.pri, whole genome shotgun sequence encodes:
- the hnrnpa3 gene encoding heterogeneous nuclear ribonucleoprotein A3 isoform X1 translates to MEGQETKEPEQLRKLFIGGLSFETNEESLKEHFEQWGQLTDCVVMREPQTKRSRGFGFVTYSSVLEVDAAMSARPHKVDGRVVEPKRAVSREDSTKPGAHLTVKKIFVGGIKEDTEEYHLRDYFEKYGKIENIEVMTDRGSGKKRGFAFVTFDDHDSVDKIVVQKYHTVNGHNCEVRKALSRQEMQGLGSGQRGRGSSGGGSSPGHYMGRGGGNFGSGNGGGNFNRGGNFSGRGMGNFGGSRDDYGGSGGGGYNGFGDGGNFGGGQGYCGRGGGYGGGGPGFGNQGGGGGGGGYGGGGGGYDNYNESGNFGGNFGGGGGGSYNDFGNYPNQSSNYGPMKNSNYGRNSGPYGGGYGSGGGGGGGGSGGSGGYSRRY, encoded by the exons ATGGAG GGTCAAGAAACTAAAGAACCAGAGCAGTTACGCAAGCTGTTCATTGGTGGATTGAGTTTTGAAACTAATGAAGAGAGTTTAAAGGAGCACTTCGAGCAATGGGGACAGTTAACAGATTGTGTG GTGATGAGAGAACCACAAACAAAACGTTCAAGAGGGTTTGGGTTTGTGACTTATTCTTCTGTATTGGAGGTGGATGCTGCTATGTCTGCACGGCCACACAAAGTTGATGGCCGTGTTGTAGAACCAAAAAGAGCAGTGTCAAGAGAG GATTCTACGAAACCTGGTGCCCATTTAACAGTGAAAAAAATATTTGTTGGAGGTATCAAAGAAGATACTGAGGAATATCACCTGAGAGATTATTTTGAGAAGTATGGCAAGATTGAAAATATTGAAGTTATGACTGATCGTGGAAGTGGGAAAAAACGAGGGTTCGCCTTTGTCACATTTGATGATCATGATTCTGTTGACAAAATTGTTG TGCAAAAATACCACACTGTGAATGGACACAACTGTGAAGTGAGAAAAGCACTTTCACGACAGGAGATGCAGGGGCTGGGATCTGGCCAAAGAG GACGTGGTAGTTCTGGAGGTGGCAGTAGCCCTGGCCATTACATGGGCCGTGGTGGTGGAAATTTTGGaagtggaaatggaggaggaaatTTTAACCGAGGAGGAAATTTCAGTGGCAGAG gaATGGGAAATTTTGGAGGTAGCCGCGATGATTATGGAGGGAGTGGTGGCGGTGGATATAatggatttggtgatg GTGGCAATTTTGGAGGTGGCCAAGGTTACTGTGGTAGAGGAGGAGGATATGGCGGTGGTGGCCCAGGTTTTGGCAAccaaggtggtggtggaggtggaggaggatatggtggtggtggcggcggcTACGACAACTACAATGAAAGTGGAAACTTTGGAG GAAAttttggtggtggcggtggtgggagCTACAATGACTTTGGAAACTATCCTAACCAATCATCAAATTATGGACCCATGAAGAATAGCAATTATGGGCGGAACTCTGGTCCCTATGGTG GTGGCTATGgatctggtggtggtggtggtggtggtggtagtggtggaagTGGTGGCTATAGTAGAAGATATTGA
- the hnrnpa3 gene encoding heterogeneous nuclear ribonucleoprotein A3 isoform X3, giving the protein MEGQETKEPEQLRKLFIGGLSFETNEESLKEHFEQWGQLTDCVVMREPQTKRSRGFGFVTYSSVLEVDAAMSARPHKVDGRVVEPKRAVSREDSTKPGAHLTVKKIFVGGIKEDTEEYHLRDYFEKYGKIENIEVMTDRGSGKKRGFAFVTFDDHDSVDKIVVQKYHTVNGHNCEVRKALSRQEMQGLGSGQRGRGSSGGGSSPGHYMGRGGGNFGSGNGGGNFNRGGNFSGRGMGNFGGSRDDYGGSGGGGYNGFGDGNFGGGGGGSYNDFGNYPNQSSNYGPMKNSNYGRNSGPYGGGYGSGGGGGGGGSGGSGGYSRRY; this is encoded by the exons ATGGAG GGTCAAGAAACTAAAGAACCAGAGCAGTTACGCAAGCTGTTCATTGGTGGATTGAGTTTTGAAACTAATGAAGAGAGTTTAAAGGAGCACTTCGAGCAATGGGGACAGTTAACAGATTGTGTG GTGATGAGAGAACCACAAACAAAACGTTCAAGAGGGTTTGGGTTTGTGACTTATTCTTCTGTATTGGAGGTGGATGCTGCTATGTCTGCACGGCCACACAAAGTTGATGGCCGTGTTGTAGAACCAAAAAGAGCAGTGTCAAGAGAG GATTCTACGAAACCTGGTGCCCATTTAACAGTGAAAAAAATATTTGTTGGAGGTATCAAAGAAGATACTGAGGAATATCACCTGAGAGATTATTTTGAGAAGTATGGCAAGATTGAAAATATTGAAGTTATGACTGATCGTGGAAGTGGGAAAAAACGAGGGTTCGCCTTTGTCACATTTGATGATCATGATTCTGTTGACAAAATTGTTG TGCAAAAATACCACACTGTGAATGGACACAACTGTGAAGTGAGAAAAGCACTTTCACGACAGGAGATGCAGGGGCTGGGATCTGGCCAAAGAG GACGTGGTAGTTCTGGAGGTGGCAGTAGCCCTGGCCATTACATGGGCCGTGGTGGTGGAAATTTTGGaagtggaaatggaggaggaaatTTTAACCGAGGAGGAAATTTCAGTGGCAGAG gaATGGGAAATTTTGGAGGTAGCCGCGATGATTATGGAGGGAGTGGTGGCGGTGGATATAatggatttggtgatg GAAAttttggtggtggcggtggtgggagCTACAATGACTTTGGAAACTATCCTAACCAATCATCAAATTATGGACCCATGAAGAATAGCAATTATGGGCGGAACTCTGGTCCCTATGGTG GTGGCTATGgatctggtggtggtggtggtggtggtggtagtggtggaagTGGTGGCTATAGTAGAAGATATTGA
- the hnrnpa3 gene encoding heterogeneous nuclear ribonucleoprotein A3 isoform X2 yields the protein MGQETKEPEQLRKLFIGGLSFETNEESLKEHFEQWGQLTDCVVMREPQTKRSRGFGFVTYSSVLEVDAAMSARPHKVDGRVVEPKRAVSREDSTKPGAHLTVKKIFVGGIKEDTEEYHLRDYFEKYGKIENIEVMTDRGSGKKRGFAFVTFDDHDSVDKIVVQKYHTVNGHNCEVRKALSRQEMQGLGSGQRGRGSSGGGSSPGHYMGRGGGNFGSGNGGGNFNRGGNFSGRGMGNFGGSRDDYGGSGGGGYNGFGDGGNFGGGQGYCGRGGGYGGGGPGFGNQGGGGGGGGYGGGGGGYDNYNESGNFGGNFGGGGGGSYNDFGNYPNQSSNYGPMKNSNYGRNSGPYGGGYGSGGGGGGGGSGGSGGYSRRY from the exons ATG GGTCAAGAAACTAAAGAACCAGAGCAGTTACGCAAGCTGTTCATTGGTGGATTGAGTTTTGAAACTAATGAAGAGAGTTTAAAGGAGCACTTCGAGCAATGGGGACAGTTAACAGATTGTGTG GTGATGAGAGAACCACAAACAAAACGTTCAAGAGGGTTTGGGTTTGTGACTTATTCTTCTGTATTGGAGGTGGATGCTGCTATGTCTGCACGGCCACACAAAGTTGATGGCCGTGTTGTAGAACCAAAAAGAGCAGTGTCAAGAGAG GATTCTACGAAACCTGGTGCCCATTTAACAGTGAAAAAAATATTTGTTGGAGGTATCAAAGAAGATACTGAGGAATATCACCTGAGAGATTATTTTGAGAAGTATGGCAAGATTGAAAATATTGAAGTTATGACTGATCGTGGAAGTGGGAAAAAACGAGGGTTCGCCTTTGTCACATTTGATGATCATGATTCTGTTGACAAAATTGTTG TGCAAAAATACCACACTGTGAATGGACACAACTGTGAAGTGAGAAAAGCACTTTCACGACAGGAGATGCAGGGGCTGGGATCTGGCCAAAGAG GACGTGGTAGTTCTGGAGGTGGCAGTAGCCCTGGCCATTACATGGGCCGTGGTGGTGGAAATTTTGGaagtggaaatggaggaggaaatTTTAACCGAGGAGGAAATTTCAGTGGCAGAG gaATGGGAAATTTTGGAGGTAGCCGCGATGATTATGGAGGGAGTGGTGGCGGTGGATATAatggatttggtgatg GTGGCAATTTTGGAGGTGGCCAAGGTTACTGTGGTAGAGGAGGAGGATATGGCGGTGGTGGCCCAGGTTTTGGCAAccaaggtggtggtggaggtggaggaggatatggtggtggtggcggcggcTACGACAACTACAATGAAAGTGGAAACTTTGGAG GAAAttttggtggtggcggtggtgggagCTACAATGACTTTGGAAACTATCCTAACCAATCATCAAATTATGGACCCATGAAGAATAGCAATTATGGGCGGAACTCTGGTCCCTATGGTG GTGGCTATGgatctggtggtggtggtggtggtggtggtagtggtggaagTGGTGGCTATAGTAGAAGATATTGA